The Vulpes vulpes isolate BD-2025 chromosome 10, VulVul3, whole genome shotgun sequence genome has a window encoding:
- the VPREB1 gene encoding immunoglobulin iota chain, protein MSWIPVLLALLAHCIGGGSQPVLNQPPSMSSSLGTTIHLPCTLSRDHDVSVYNIFWYQQKPGQPPRFLLRYFSHLDNHQGFKISPRFSGSKDVAKNTGYLSISELQPEDEATYFCAVGAQSLEREKEMRREEKEAAGPGSQAPPDTLALK, encoded by the exons ATGTCCTGGATCCCTGTCCTGCTGGCACTTCTGGCACACTGCATAG GTGGTGGCTCCCAGCCGGTGCTGAACCAGCCACCATCCATGTCCTCGTCCCTCGGAACCACAATCCACCTGCCTTGCACCTTGAGCAGGGACCACGACGTCAGCGTTTACAACATCTTCTGGTACCAGCAGAAGCCCGGCCAGCCTCCCAGATTCTTGCTGAGATATTTCTCCCACTTGGACAACCACCAGGGCTTTAAGATCTCCCCTCGCTTCTCTGGATCCAAAGATGTGGCCAAGAACACCGGGTATTTGAGCATCTCGGAGCTGCAGCCTGAGGATGAGGCTACATATTTCTGTGCTGTGGGGGCCCAGAgcttggagagggagaaggagatgaggagggaagagaaggaggctgCTGGCCCAGGGTCCCAGGCTCCCCCGGACACACTCGCCTTGAAGTGA